A part of Pirellulaceae bacterium genomic DNA contains:
- a CDS encoding GNAT family N-acetyltransferase, translated as MDVRQLLAACGLSGFRFDHVPVENGWTEVERFYLDQSYWVCLDQGYASYLCRLQSRHRQWCQQLERKKRKLAREVGSLRFELHTENHAVLQALIEWKQQQILAAGWKNVFHSPWARDLLKETVREQTPNFAGWLSALYAGSQLVAVHLGQRSGQVLNAWIPTHHPEFSSYSPGALLHLELLRCSSERGITHINLGRGENPLKVKLANSTSQMAIGAIFRNQWRQRMARTLFHTKKWLVGVYKRPKSVQGDRQRHKAEVKCNLT; from the coding sequence GTGGATGTTCGCCAATTATTGGCAGCTTGCGGGCTTTCTGGATTTCGTTTTGATCATGTCCCTGTTGAAAACGGCTGGACCGAAGTGGAGCGGTTCTACCTTGATCAAAGCTACTGGGTGTGCCTAGATCAAGGCTATGCTTCTTATCTGTGCAGGCTGCAAAGCAGACACCGCCAGTGGTGTCAGCAATTGGAGAGAAAAAAAAGAAAGTTAGCACGAGAAGTCGGCAGTCTGCGTTTTGAATTGCATACGGAGAATCACGCTGTCTTGCAGGCTCTGATAGAGTGGAAACAACAACAAATTCTGGCGGCTGGCTGGAAAAATGTGTTTCACTCACCATGGGCTCGGGATTTGCTGAAAGAGACGGTTCGCGAGCAGACGCCGAATTTTGCTGGATGGCTATCTGCCTTGTACGCCGGAAGTCAATTGGTTGCCGTTCATCTCGGTCAACGCAGCGGGCAGGTCTTGAACGCCTGGATTCCCACGCACCATCCGGAGTTTTCCTCTTATTCCCCTGGGGCATTGTTGCATTTGGAATTACTGCGATGTAGCTCGGAGCGGGGAATCACTCATATCAACCTGGGACGTGGCGAGAATCCGCTAAAAGTAAAACTGGCAAATTCGACCTCTCAAATGGCTATTGGAGCGATATTTCGAAACCAATGGCGGCAACGAATGGCACGCACACTGTTCCACACAAAAAAGTGGCTTGTGGGGGTCTATAAGCGCCCCAAGTCGGTTCAAGGGGATCGTCAGCGTCACAAAGCAGAGGTTAAATGCAATCTCACTTAA
- a CDS encoding DUF4910 domain-containing protein — translation MTVDSTGNLMLEVADSRVAGQSMQQFAAELFPFHRAITGAGVRSTLTAIAQRIPLEVRRLPTGLPVLDWEVPSEWELRDAYVQHPAGHKVIQLAKSNLHVVSYSVGVDEQLSWPELKPFLYTLPEHPDWIPYRTAHFQTRWGFCLSHRDWESLESDPPAGTFRALIDAQQKPGHLEWGEVFLAGQRSEEFLISTHICHPSLANDNLSGIVIATELARRLAALPQLPFSFRFLFIPATIGAIAWLDQNRENVSRICGGLVLSNLGDSGAFTYKSSRQRTALIDQTVNLVLKRLTVGARLRDFVPWGYDERQFCSPGFDLPIGRFTRSPEGAYPQYHTSADDLNLIQPGYLSQSLQVLCWIISEFAKSFPRKSENIHAAQSVAESSSSSAGKSISGSDVYVNLHPFGEPKLDRYGLYKGYGQVQNMAFQQAVLWALNLSDGKHTFDDIVVRSGLDAQLLRRAIEKLSDCNLLTKIN, via the coding sequence ATGACGGTAGATTCAACGGGCAACTTGATGCTGGAAGTAGCTGATTCGCGGGTAGCAGGTCAGTCAATGCAGCAGTTTGCTGCGGAGCTGTTTCCTTTTCATCGAGCGATCACCGGTGCCGGCGTGCGTTCCACATTGACCGCAATTGCGCAACGCATCCCGCTGGAGGTGCGGCGGCTTCCGACAGGACTTCCGGTTCTGGATTGGGAAGTGCCCAGTGAATGGGAGCTTCGTGACGCCTATGTGCAGCATCCGGCCGGTCACAAAGTAATCCAGCTGGCCAAATCGAATCTGCATGTAGTCAGTTACAGTGTTGGCGTGGATGAACAGCTTTCCTGGCCAGAGTTGAAGCCATTCCTGTATACGCTACCAGAACATCCCGACTGGATTCCCTATCGGACGGCCCATTTCCAAACGCGATGGGGATTTTGTTTGAGTCATCGAGATTGGGAAAGTCTGGAGAGCGACCCACCAGCGGGTACGTTCCGCGCATTGATTGACGCGCAGCAAAAGCCAGGGCACCTTGAATGGGGCGAAGTATTTCTTGCAGGTCAGCGGTCCGAAGAGTTTCTGATCTCAACACATATCTGTCACCCTTCTTTGGCCAACGATAATCTATCCGGAATCGTGATCGCCACGGAATTGGCTCGACGCTTGGCCGCCCTGCCCCAATTGCCATTTTCGTTTCGATTTTTGTTCATACCGGCGACCATCGGAGCAATCGCCTGGCTCGATCAGAATCGTGAAAACGTTTCGCGCATCTGCGGTGGTTTGGTGCTTTCTAATCTGGGGGATTCAGGAGCCTTTACTTACAAATCCAGCCGTCAGCGAACGGCCTTGATTGACCAAACGGTCAACTTGGTCTTGAAACGCCTGACGGTTGGCGCACGGCTGCGAGATTTTGTACCCTGGGGGTATGATGAACGCCAGTTCTGCTCGCCGGGATTTGATCTTCCTATTGGACGGTTCACGCGATCGCCAGAAGGTGCGTATCCACAGTATCATACTTCTGCCGATGACCTAAACCTGATTCAGCCGGGCTACCTGAGTCAATCTTTGCAAGTGCTGTGTTGGATTATCTCCGAGTTCGCCAAGTCGTTCCCGCGGAAATCGGAAAACATACACGCAGCCCAGTCCGTGGCAGAATCATCTTCCAGTAGTGCAGGCAAATCAATTTCGGGCAGTGACGTCTATGTAAACCTGCATCCCTTTGGCGAGCCCAAATTAGATCGCTACGGACTGTATAAAGGCTACGGGCAGGTGCAGAACATGGCATTCCAGCAAGCTGTTTTATGGGCCTTGAATCTATCTGACGGCAAGCACACGTTTGACGATATTGTTGTTCGTAGCGGTCTTGATGCTCAGTTGCTTCGACGAGCCATTGAAAAACTAAGCGACTGCAATTTATTGACCAAAATCAATTGA
- a CDS encoding glycosyltransferase, translated as MRVLVCHNYYQQRGGEDQVFEDEAWMLRERGHDVIQFEMNNHVIHGMKRTDIIRKTFWNAEVEKELQQKIGQFRPHVVHCINFFPLISPAVCQVAVSMGCAMVQVLQNYRLICPNAQLLRNHQPCQLCIGKRFAWPAIVHGCYREDRMATSVVAGMLSYHRWRRTWDRFVDRFIVPSHVTCQKYVEAGFPAEKIAVKPNFLRPDPGAGDGAGDYAIFVGRLSVEKGLLTLLDAWKKVPGNRRLVIVGDGPLADAVTRAAASDSRIQWQGRLPLEQVCRQLGSATFSIMPSIWHEPFGRTVIESFAVGTPVLASRMGAMSELILENETGRFFRPGDADDLALKAVEMFADSTLSETGRRLRVRQEYLNKYTAEKNCVQLIAIYNDAIEAHLMRKQISS; from the coding sequence ATGAGAGTGTTAGTGTGTCACAACTACTATCAGCAACGCGGTGGCGAGGACCAAGTCTTCGAGGACGAGGCATGGATGCTACGCGAACGAGGACATGACGTCATACAATTTGAGATGAACAACCATGTGATCCATGGTATGAAGCGGACCGACATAATTCGCAAGACTTTTTGGAACGCGGAAGTCGAGAAGGAGTTGCAACAGAAGATTGGGCAGTTTCGACCCCATGTCGTGCACTGCATCAATTTCTTTCCGCTCATTTCACCAGCGGTATGCCAGGTAGCAGTTTCCATGGGTTGCGCGATGGTTCAGGTTTTACAAAACTATCGTTTGATTTGCCCTAATGCCCAGCTTCTGAGAAATCATCAGCCTTGCCAACTATGTATCGGCAAGCGATTTGCTTGGCCAGCCATAGTGCACGGATGTTACCGTGAAGATCGCATGGCGACCTCTGTCGTGGCCGGAATGTTGAGCTACCATCGGTGGCGTCGTACGTGGGATCGGTTTGTCGATCGATTCATAGTGCCCTCACATGTGACTTGCCAAAAGTACGTTGAGGCAGGCTTTCCCGCAGAGAAGATCGCAGTCAAACCCAATTTTCTCCGGCCTGATCCTGGCGCAGGCGATGGCGCGGGAGACTACGCCATTTTCGTCGGTCGATTGTCGGTTGAAAAAGGCTTACTAACACTACTGGATGCATGGAAGAAGGTTCCTGGCAATCGTCGCTTGGTGATCGTCGGCGATGGCCCCTTAGCTGATGCCGTGACCCGGGCTGCGGCCAGCGATTCACGAATCCAGTGGCAGGGCCGATTGCCTCTGGAGCAAGTCTGTCGCCAACTCGGCAGCGCTACGTTTTCGATCATGCCTTCCATCTGGCATGAGCCATTTGGTCGCACGGTGATTGAATCGTTTGCAGTGGGCACGCCCGTATTAGCTTCACGAATGGGAGCGATGTCTGAGTTGATACTGGAAAATGAAACCGGTCGCTTCTTTCGCCCTGGCGATGCGGACGATTTGGCCCTTAAGGCTGTGGAAATGTTCGCCGATTCGACATTATCAGAAACTGGCCGGCGACTAAGAGTGCGACAGGAATACCTAAACAAATACACGGCAGAAAAGAATTGCGTTCAACTGATTGCAATTTATAATGACGCGATTGAAGCGCATTTAATGCGCAAGCAGATTTCTTCCTGA
- a CDS encoding O-antigen ligase family protein produces MPSSPVRTSQLYEHLKLALGVSISLLLISAFRAPDGMEGLQSIVSKIKILIRFSVLGGLGFLLLTYVTRNRLKPQLLWHVPFFGFAGWGMVSVLWSARPDESFGQVISLLTLILVSLAVSIVLRRERDVSDAIRFITLNLMALCLFLLVTGILIPSSHHMTRNGMGLGHSTNSGSTASLGLVLLLGCGALWNWRWIRYLMVPGCLLFVSVALFSANRLSMAITVCMVPSLWLLYGSRRSLGIALVLAAVVGSVFLISDPNFSSISDTLQTVNRNQSADEISSFSGRQQMWAAMWTSFLTSPWIGHGYFLSSQTGELEVWYLYDELTGVNWTAHNLWLQAMVSTGMIGLALFLLAMLAPITALCLRACFNRTWQRIDSWFFILLFWYLLWGMLNESFLGPVQPESVVFFFVHGTLIARLCGNLKLESKTASGPTELKSRSSASWTRQEVLPSL; encoded by the coding sequence ATGCCTTCTTCGCCCGTCCGTACTTCGCAGCTCTATGAACATCTAAAGCTGGCACTCGGCGTTTCTATCAGCCTGCTGTTGATCAGTGCGTTTCGCGCGCCGGATGGTATGGAAGGTCTGCAATCGATTGTTTCAAAAATCAAGATTCTGATCCGCTTCTCAGTGCTAGGTGGGCTTGGATTCCTGCTGCTGACCTACGTGACTCGCAACCGTTTGAAACCGCAACTGTTGTGGCATGTGCCATTCTTCGGATTTGCAGGCTGGGGCATGGTCTCAGTCTTGTGGTCCGCTCGGCCGGACGAATCATTCGGCCAAGTCATCAGTTTGCTGACGTTAATTCTTGTGTCGCTGGCAGTGTCGATTGTCTTGCGACGGGAACGTGATGTGTCCGATGCAATTCGATTCATCACGCTGAATTTGATGGCCTTGTGCCTGTTTCTGTTGGTGACTGGAATTCTGATTCCGTCCTCGCATCACATGACGCGTAACGGCATGGGATTAGGACACTCCACCAACTCGGGTTCTACAGCCTCGTTGGGGCTGGTGTTACTGTTGGGTTGTGGCGCACTTTGGAACTGGCGCTGGATTCGGTATCTGATGGTTCCCGGATGCCTGCTGTTTGTGTCCGTGGCACTCTTTTCAGCCAATCGCTTGTCGATGGCCATTACAGTCTGTATGGTTCCCAGCCTATGGCTTCTGTATGGCAGCCGCAGATCCCTTGGGATCGCCTTGGTTTTGGCGGCGGTGGTCGGGAGCGTTTTCCTAATATCTGACCCCAATTTTTCTAGCATCAGCGATACGCTACAAACCGTAAATCGTAACCAATCGGCTGATGAGATTAGCTCGTTTTCAGGCCGTCAGCAAATGTGGGCCGCGATGTGGACCTCGTTTTTGACGTCTCCGTGGATTGGTCATGGATATTTTTTGAGTTCCCAAACCGGCGAACTCGAAGTCTGGTACCTTTACGACGAATTGACGGGAGTCAACTGGACAGCCCACAATCTTTGGCTTCAGGCCATGGTCAGTACGGGAATGATTGGGCTGGCCTTATTTCTGCTGGCTATGCTTGCCCCAATCACCGCTTTATGCCTCAGAGCCTGTTTCAATCGGACTTGGCAGAGAATCGACAGCTGGTTCTTTATTCTGCTGTTCTGGTACTTGTTGTGGGGCATGCTGAACGAATCGTTTCTGGGGCCTGTTCAGCCTGAGTCAGTCGTCTTCTTTTTTGTGCACGGGACGCTGATTGCCAGGCTTTGCGGAAATCTAAAATTGGAATCGAAAACAGCTAGTGGACCAACTGAATTGAAAAGTCGCTCCTCAGCTTCGTGGACCAGGCAGGAGGTCCTGCCGTCATTATGA
- a CDS encoding glutamate-1-semialdehyde 2,1-aminomutase, giving the protein MNFEYSNQLRRRAHQIIPGGCHTYAKGDDQYPELSPGFVVRGSGSHVWDVDGNQYIEYGQGNRCVALGHAFPAVLDAVKRELAKGVNFTRPSVIEVEAAEAMLDLIPTAEMVKFCKDGSDATTAALKLARAWTGRDLVACCHDQPFFATNDWFIGTTPLDAGIPQCVKDLTVTFGYNDIQSVHRLFAEHPNRIAGLIMEPAKYDEPHSDFLNQVRDLCHQQGSLFIIDEMITGFRWHRAGGQAEYGVDPDLSCWGKALGNGFSVSALTGKRRFMELGGMHHDRERVFLLSTTHGAETHGLAAAIATIEFYKREPVIETLYARGRRLQEEGTQIIASHGLSDHIQIIGRPCCLVFSTLDAELQPSQLMRSLFLQETIKRGILMTTLVVSYTHSEEDIDRTLDAMNEALVVYRQALENGPQNYLVGKPSQVVYRRFNHPQPHTK; this is encoded by the coding sequence ATGAACTTCGAATATTCCAATCAGCTTCGTCGGCGCGCTCATCAGATAATTCCGGGGGGATGTCATACCTACGCCAAAGGCGACGATCAGTATCCGGAACTTTCTCCTGGATTTGTCGTTCGTGGATCGGGTTCGCATGTCTGGGATGTCGACGGCAACCAGTACATTGAGTACGGACAAGGCAATCGCTGCGTGGCCTTGGGGCACGCCTTTCCGGCAGTCTTGGATGCCGTCAAGCGTGAGTTGGCAAAGGGAGTCAACTTCACGCGGCCATCGGTGATCGAAGTGGAGGCTGCCGAAGCCATGTTGGATTTGATTCCAACCGCTGAAATGGTCAAGTTCTGCAAGGATGGCTCGGACGCCACTACCGCTGCCTTGAAGCTGGCACGTGCCTGGACAGGGCGCGATCTGGTGGCCTGCTGCCATGACCAACCCTTCTTTGCAACCAATGACTGGTTCATCGGTACGACCCCACTGGATGCTGGCATTCCACAATGCGTCAAAGATTTGACAGTAACATTTGGTTACAACGACATTCAGAGTGTTCATCGCCTGTTTGCCGAGCATCCCAACCGAATTGCCGGGCTAATTATGGAACCGGCCAAATACGACGAACCGCACAGCGATTTCCTGAATCAGGTTCGCGATTTGTGTCATCAGCAGGGCAGTTTATTCATCATTGACGAGATGATTACAGGCTTCCGCTGGCATCGCGCAGGCGGCCAGGCCGAATATGGGGTCGATCCCGATCTGTCATGCTGGGGCAAAGCACTTGGAAATGGCTTTTCGGTGTCTGCACTGACCGGTAAACGGAGATTTATGGAACTGGGTGGGATGCACCATGACCGCGAACGGGTTTTCCTGCTCTCGACGACACACGGAGCAGAAACGCATGGCTTGGCCGCGGCAATCGCGACCATTGAGTTTTATAAACGCGAACCGGTGATCGAGACGCTTTATGCTCGTGGGCGTCGATTGCAGGAAGAGGGCACACAAATCATCGCCAGTCATGGCTTGTCCGATCACATTCAGATCATCGGTCGGCCATGTTGCCTGGTGTTCTCAACACTGGACGCTGAACTTCAGCCTTCCCAGTTAATGCGTTCGCTGTTTCTGCAGGAGACGATCAAACGTGGCATCTTAATGACGACGCTGGTAGTCAGTTACACGCATTCCGAGGAAGACATTGATCGGACTCTGGACGCCATGAATGAGGCACTGGTGGTCTACCGGCAGGCATTAGAAAATGGACCGCAGAATTACTTAGTGGGCAAGCCTTCGCAGGTGGTTTATCGCCGCTTCAATCATCCTCAGCCCCACACGAAATGA
- a CDS encoding class I SAM-dependent methyltransferase, whose amino-acid sequence MTVRRSLVEKLCAAPQKWMVRLRQRGLGDACGWVWYQFQWRYREWRLGANTSEFAHGIVVETEGEQLGYEPIDYRCFDQIMDYLQPITRADGFLDYGCGMGRAVILAGMQPYGTVMGIEFSQSLARVGNEMLRRLRSQGRFRAEQVEIIEQDATQFEVPADINHIFLFNSFTGTVLWQTLEQIKRSLEKFPRTLKLIYLQPLEDENPMTQVPWLRLEADLPTGYWTHIRSLVYTAEIPASESQP is encoded by the coding sequence ATGACTGTCCGCAGGTCCCTGGTTGAAAAACTGTGCGCTGCTCCACAGAAGTGGATGGTTCGTCTGCGACAGCGCGGATTGGGCGATGCTTGTGGCTGGGTCTGGTATCAGTTTCAATGGCGTTATCGCGAATGGCGCTTGGGGGCAAATACCAGCGAATTCGCGCATGGCATCGTTGTGGAAACGGAAGGGGAACAACTTGGCTACGAGCCTATCGACTATCGCTGCTTCGATCAGATCATGGATTATTTGCAGCCCATTACCAGAGCCGACGGATTTCTCGACTATGGTTGCGGCATGGGCCGGGCCGTCATTTTGGCTGGTATGCAACCCTACGGAACTGTAATGGGAATCGAGTTCAGTCAGAGTCTAGCGCGAGTGGGAAACGAGATGTTGCGGCGCCTGAGATCTCAGGGGAGGTTTCGCGCTGAGCAGGTAGAGATCATTGAGCAGGATGCGACTCAATTCGAAGTACCGGCTGACATCAATCACATTTTTTTGTTCAATTCCTTCACCGGTACGGTGCTGTGGCAAACCCTGGAGCAAATCAAACGCTCACTAGAGAAGTTTCCGCGAACGTTGAAATTGATATATCTGCAACCGCTTGAAGATGAAAACCCAATGACTCAAGTTCCCTGGTTACGTCTGGAGGCTGACTTGCCGACAGGCTATTGGACCCACATTCGGAGTTTAGTTTATACTGCTGAAATACCAGCTTCGGAGAGCCAGCCATGA
- a CDS encoding methyltransferase domain-containing protein, translating to MNTANCLPTSSTTSLKPIQGCRFCGEQLRETCVDLGVSPLCESWLAASDLNKMEPFYPLHVYVCHKCFLVQVNEYVSGEEIFGGEYAYFSSYSDSWLAHAKRYAHQAIDRWKLGSHSQVVELASNDGYLLQYFVEQAIPVLGIEPAENCAAVAIEKGIRTLCKFFGVKTATELREQGCRADLLIGNNVLAHVPDLNDFVGGIKVLLADRGVNTMEFPHLVTTMEGNQFDSMYQEHYCYLSFHTIEKVFAAHGLTLFDVDEIPTHGGSLRIYARHAEDDSKPVSQHVTDLRRRELEMGYGDLAVYREFGEKVIQTKHKLLDLLIRLRREGKQVAGYGAPGKAATLLNYCGIREDLIAYTVDRNPYKHGRFMPGVRIPVFPTEKIRETRPDYVVVLPWNLKDEIMQQLSYIREWGGKFVLPIPEAVILDPS from the coding sequence ATGAACACAGCTAACTGCCTGCCTACCTCTTCGACCACGTCTTTAAAACCCATTCAGGGGTGCCGGTTTTGCGGCGAGCAACTGCGCGAAACTTGTGTTGATCTCGGAGTCTCACCATTGTGCGAAAGTTGGCTGGCGGCTTCTGATCTGAACAAGATGGAGCCTTTCTATCCACTGCATGTGTATGTCTGCCATAAGTGTTTCTTGGTGCAAGTCAACGAATACGTCAGCGGTGAGGAGATCTTCGGTGGCGAGTATGCCTATTTCTCATCGTATTCGGACTCTTGGTTGGCGCACGCCAAACGCTACGCCCATCAGGCCATCGACAGATGGAAATTAGGTAGCCACAGCCAAGTCGTGGAACTGGCCAGCAATGACGGCTACTTGCTACAGTACTTCGTCGAACAGGCCATTCCGGTGCTGGGGATCGAGCCAGCCGAAAACTGTGCGGCGGTTGCAATTGAAAAAGGCATCCGCACACTCTGCAAGTTTTTCGGCGTCAAAACGGCAACCGAGCTACGCGAGCAAGGCTGTCGCGCGGACTTGTTGATCGGCAATAACGTATTGGCACACGTGCCTGATCTCAACGACTTTGTAGGCGGAATCAAGGTTCTACTGGCCGACCGGGGAGTCAATACAATGGAATTTCCGCATCTGGTCACCACGATGGAAGGCAACCAATTCGATTCCATGTATCAGGAGCACTATTGCTATTTGTCGTTTCACACGATCGAAAAAGTCTTTGCAGCCCATGGACTAACGCTCTTCGATGTGGACGAAATTCCGACGCATGGCGGCTCACTACGTATTTATGCACGTCATGCTGAGGATGATTCAAAACCGGTTTCACAGCACGTGACAGACCTTCGTCGACGGGAATTGGAAATGGGCTATGGTGATCTGGCCGTTTATCGTGAGTTTGGTGAAAAGGTGATCCAAACCAAACACAAGCTGCTGGATCTGTTGATTCGATTGCGGCGGGAAGGAAAACAGGTTGCCGGTTATGGAGCTCCTGGAAAGGCGGCCACCCTCTTGAATTATTGCGGCATTCGCGAAGACCTGATTGCCTACACCGTTGATCGAAATCCTTACAAACACGGCAGATTCATGCCAGGTGTTCGAATTCCGGTATTCCCAACCGAAAAAATTCGGGAGACACGCCCCGATTACGTCGTCGTTCTGCCGTGGAATCTTAAAGACGAGATCATGCAGCAACTCAGCTATATTCGCGAGTGGGGCGGCAAATTCGTACTTCCCATTCCCGAAGCGGTGATACTCGATCCGTCGTAG
- the rfbG gene encoding CDP-glucose 4,6-dehydratase has product MRPVLNGIFKGKSVLVTGHTGFKGSWLCLWLARLGAKVTGLAWEPPTDPNHFTQSRIADVLEHHYIEDVRNTDAVLRAISSCQPDLILHLAAQSIVRQGYREPLETFSTNVMGTASVLEAIRLRNEPCSAVLVTSDKCYENREQTWGYREIDAMGDHDPYGGSKGAAELVIRSYRDSFFPVDKISQHGIKISSARAGNVIGGGDWTPDALIVDVVKALSVNQPITIRSPGAFRPWQHVLQALSGYLTLAAELMSSDDPMYCSGWNIGPLPGNEIPVREVVDLFIQAWGSGSWIDVGDPHAPREAGILRLSIDKALWNLGWKPGWDVRETIRQTAHWYRTQQQRGTASMQETSLKQIEEYESLLRNRMAR; this is encoded by the coding sequence ATGAGACCGGTGTTGAACGGAATTTTTAAGGGTAAGTCGGTATTGGTCACTGGTCATACCGGATTCAAAGGTTCCTGGTTGTGCCTGTGGTTGGCTCGTCTGGGAGCCAAGGTAACCGGCCTCGCCTGGGAACCACCGACGGATCCGAACCACTTCACGCAAAGCCGCATTGCGGACGTGTTGGAACATCATTACATCGAAGATGTGCGCAACACAGATGCCGTGCTGCGGGCCATCAGCAGTTGTCAACCTGACCTGATTCTGCATTTGGCTGCCCAATCCATTGTACGTCAGGGCTATCGCGAACCGTTGGAAACGTTCTCGACCAACGTGATGGGAACTGCTAGTGTTCTGGAAGCCATTCGGCTGAGGAATGAACCTTGCAGTGCTGTGTTGGTAACCAGCGACAAGTGTTATGAGAATCGCGAGCAGACCTGGGGCTATCGAGAGATCGACGCAATGGGCGATCACGATCCGTATGGTGGCAGTAAAGGTGCCGCCGAACTGGTCATTCGTTCCTACCGCGACTCGTTTTTTCCAGTGGATAAGATTAGCCAACATGGAATCAAGATTTCCAGTGCCCGGGCTGGAAATGTGATCGGCGGAGGTGATTGGACGCCGGACGCGCTGATTGTGGATGTCGTCAAAGCACTCTCCGTGAACCAGCCAATTACGATTCGCAGTCCGGGGGCCTTTCGACCCTGGCAGCATGTGCTGCAAGCGTTAAGCGGATACCTGACACTGGCGGCAGAACTTATGTCCAGCGATGATCCGATGTACTGCAGTGGCTGGAATATAGGGCCGCTGCCGGGCAACGAGATTCCAGTTCGCGAAGTAGTCGATCTGTTCATTCAAGCCTGGGGGTCAGGCTCATGGATTGATGTTGGCGATCCTCACGCGCCCAGAGAGGCTGGTATTCTGCGGCTGTCGATCGACAAGGCGCTGTGGAACCTGGGCTGGAAGCCCGGCTGGGACGTTCGTGAAACCATTCGGCAGACCGCGCATTGGTATCGAACTCAACAACAACGCGGTACGGCTTCGATGCAAGAGACCAGTCTAAAACAGATTGAAGAATACGAATCGCTCCTGCGAAATCGTATGGCGCGTTAG
- a CDS encoding GNAT family N-acetyltransferase: protein MSELILKHDSPDSAAITSVACDCLVRVKTPAELTCDEWQVWESLRTTTKWLDSPFFAADFVRAVAHFNPAVRIAVLRDQESIVGFWPFEVQRRSGRPVASLVTELTGLIFDASRPLNLGDVLPAMGLHHWRFDCVPETQSAFSPFIIRNMSSSFISLQDGYDSYRESLLARNCRQFAENARKSRKLERERGPLSWVWHQADSKLLDELIRWKRIQYRRTGMLDVLGVPAVRDLLRHLLEQASERFGGVMAALSVAGQPIAIHYGLRDNRVMASWFHAYDPTYAAFSPGRIVMHKLIEDATAYGIERIDLGQGDERYKASLSNGSLTVGEGIVCQKKLDQMLLSAWIRAREVASSNSYFRMPLKWIRNMRGRQKGVAP, encoded by the coding sequence TTGTCTGAACTAATTCTGAAGCACGATTCTCCCGATTCAGCGGCAATCACCAGTGTAGCTTGCGACTGCTTGGTTCGGGTTAAGACGCCCGCCGAGTTGACTTGCGATGAATGGCAAGTCTGGGAATCGTTACGCACTACGACCAAGTGGTTAGACTCACCGTTCTTCGCAGCTGATTTTGTCCGGGCTGTTGCCCATTTCAACCCAGCTGTGCGTATTGCCGTGCTGCGCGACCAAGAGTCGATTGTAGGGTTTTGGCCGTTTGAAGTTCAGCGGCGTTCTGGACGCCCCGTCGCTTCGCTAGTGACCGAACTGACAGGATTGATTTTTGATGCCAGTCGTCCCTTAAATCTGGGTGATGTATTGCCTGCTATGGGACTGCATCATTGGCGATTTGACTGTGTACCGGAAACACAATCTGCATTCTCGCCGTTCATCATACGGAACATGAGTTCGAGCTTCATCAGTTTACAAGATGGATATGACAGCTATCGCGAGTCGCTTCTCGCTCGAAACTGTCGGCAATTTGCAGAGAACGCGCGAAAATCCAGAAAGCTCGAGCGCGAACGAGGCCCTCTCAGTTGGGTTTGGCATCAAGCTGATTCAAAGCTGCTGGACGAATTGATACGCTGGAAGCGCATTCAGTATCGACGAACCGGAATGTTGGACGTGTTGGGAGTTCCTGCGGTTCGCGATCTGCTCCGTCATTTGCTGGAACAGGCCAGCGAGCGGTTTGGTGGGGTCATGGCAGCGTTGAGCGTCGCCGGGCAGCCGATTGCGATTCACTATGGGCTGCGCGATAATCGGGTAATGGCTAGTTGGTTTCATGCCTATGATCCAACCTACGCTGCATTTTCACCTGGTCGGATCGTCATGCATAAACTGATTGAAGATGCGACAGCCTACGGAATTGAACGCATCGATCTAGGCCAAGGCGACGAGCGGTATAAGGCAAGTCTCAGCAATGGTTCATTGACTGTGGGCGAAGGCATCGTTTGCCAAAAGAAATTGGACCAGATGTTGTTGTCCGCATGGATTCGAGCGCGAGAAGTCGCCTCATCGAACTCGTATTTCCGCATGCCTTTGAAATGGATTCGCAACATGCGCGGTCGGCAAAAAGGAGTAGCGCCATGA
- a CDS encoding CoA-binding protein — protein sequence MNRIDQFLDAASFAVAGASTDRSKYGNKVLLALRRWSDTVYPLNPTADHVEGVPAYASLADLPEVPEALSIITPPQVTRKVVEDAIALGVRQIWMQPGAEDAQASQAARTAGLNVIDDGSCILVALAAKR from the coding sequence GTGAATCGAATCGACCAATTTCTTGATGCGGCCAGCTTTGCGGTCGCGGGAGCTTCTACCGACAGGTCCAAATACGGCAATAAAGTCTTGTTGGCACTCCGGCGATGGAGTGATACAGTCTATCCGCTGAATCCTACAGCAGATCACGTAGAAGGCGTGCCGGCGTACGCTTCTTTGGCTGATCTACCAGAGGTGCCTGAGGCGTTGTCGATCATCACTCCGCCACAGGTTACACGGAAAGTGGTAGAAGATGCCATCGCTCTGGGCGTCCGGCAGATCTGGATGCAGCCAGGCGCAGAAGATGCCCAAGCCAGCCAAGCCGCCCGGACCGCCGGGCTAAACGTCATCGACGACGGCAGTTGCATCCTGGTTGCATTGGCTGCCAAGCGGTAA